A part of Chanodichthys erythropterus isolate Z2021 chromosome 4, ASM2448905v1, whole genome shotgun sequence genomic DNA contains:
- the il20ra gene encoding interleukin-20 receptor subunit alpha, with protein sequence MEAVLVLALCLISTGATVSSVTRLPEPRNVLFSSVNLRNIVTWTPGEGSPDGTVYSVEYAIYGDAEGSGSEQVRWRRVNQCSSITQSECDVSQETFDLHEEYYARVRAVGARTQSLWSESSHRFRPMTDTVLGAPLVEVNMKQNYMNVTIKGPFRWRTKRTKKDKPLWKIFPHMIYNVSVFNSRSNHTNHMRLRNGSLRLGPLEFSTQFCVTAHAESQSLPLAFKRSERLCIETPKDPFGDQLLAAMLGGVLPSALCLCVLAVLGGLVHCYITDHRQTLPKSAHVARMSENLQTFQPEMPSTIIFNVFKSDRCGDEWSPLCPAALPQLRSAEDSPAAEAEAQNAVPEPPVSYAQQHAPPPAGSGAQAEDSESEDSEQEPLHSEAGDYGIVVPASFDAPGQSQAEVSPYRTQGHAIDSRAPEDACEDEQNDDEEEAQIFLDWSPETRELKIPLMSMLGLEDETQIQTEAVSLLPNLILRQASQEVSEQEDDFTKMERDWGLIIHSNS encoded by the exons ATGGAGGCAGTTTTAGTGCTCGCGCTGTGTTTGATCTCCACAGGAGCGACAG TGTCATCTGTCACACGACTGCCTGAGCCACGAAATGTCCTCTTCTCCTCCGTCAACCTGAGGAACATAGTGACGTGGACGCCCGGAGAAGGATCTCCTGATGGGACCGTCTACTCTGTGGAGTATGCCAT ATACGGGGATGCGGAGGGGAGCGGCAGTGAGCAGGTGCGATGGAGGCGTGTGAATCAGTGCAGCTCCATCACACAGAGCGAATGTGACGTGTCTCAGGAGACCTTTGACCTGCACGAGGAGTACTACGCCAGAGTCAGAGCCGTCGGCGCGCGCACACAATCCCTCTGGAGCGAGAGCTCACACAGATTCAGACCCATGACCGACA CGGTTCTCGGAGCGCCGCTGGTGGAAGTGAACATGAAGCAGAACTACATGAACGTCACGATAAAGGGGCCCTTCAGATGGAGAACTAAGAGGACAAAGAAAGACAAGCCACTCTGGAAGATCTTCCCACACATGATCTATAATGTGTCTGTGTTCAACAGCAGGAGCAATCACACG AATCACATGCGCCTCAGGAACGGGAGCTTGAGGCTGGGGCCTCTAGAGTTTTCCACACAGTTCTGCGTGACGGCTCATGCCGAATCCCAGTCTCTCCCGCTGGCCTTCAAACGCAGCGAGCGGCTGTGCATCGAGACTCCCAAAG ATCCGTTCGGAGATCAGCTGCTGGCTGCCATGCTGGGAGGAGTGCTGCCGTCTGcgctgtgtctgtgtgtgctgGCTGTGCTCGGAGGACTCGTCCACTGCTACATCACGGACCACCGGCAGACGCTGCCCAAGAGCGCT CATGTGGCTCGAATGAGCGAGAATCTACAGACCTTCCAACCTGAAATGCCTTCAACAATCATCTTTAACGTGTTTAAATCGGATCGGTGTGGAGATGAGTGGTCTCCGCTCTGTCCCGCGGCTCTGCCACAGCTCCGCTCTGCTGAAGACTCGCCCGCGGCCGAAGCTGAGGCTCAGAACGCCGTGCCGGAGCCGCCCGTGTCTTACGCGCAGCAGCACGCGCCGCCGCCGGCCGGATCCGGAGCTCAGGCCGAAGACTCGGAGAGCGAGGACTCGGAGCAGGAGCCGCTTCACAGCGAGGCTGGAGATTACGGCATCGTGGTGCCGGCCTCTTTCGACGCGCCGGGCCAGAGTCAGGCCGAGGTCAGCCCGTACAGGACACAAGGCCACGCGATAGACTCCAGAGCGCCTGAGGACGCCTGTGAGGATGAGCAGAACGACGATGAAGAGGAGGCACAGATCTTTTTGGACTGGAGCCCAGAGACTCGAGAGCTGAAGATCCCTCTGATGAGCATGTTGGGTCTAGAGGACGAGACGCAGATCCAGACCGAAGCGGTCTCACTCCTGCCTAACCTGATCCTGAGACAGGCCTCGCAGGAAGTCTCTGAGCAGGAGGATGACTTCACCAAGATGGAGCGAGACTGGGGCCTTATAATCCACTCCAACTCCTGA